The Paenibacillus pabuli DNA segment GATTTACGGATCGGTACTCCCGTGTATCCATAAATAACCAGATTACGTGAACACCAAACAGCTTTTCCCTCGGATTTCTGGTCGTCCAAATTCTTGATGTAAAAACGTGCAAAAGCTCGCCAACTCAAGCCAGGCGCGGACTTTCGCATTCCATGTCGATCTTTCCCGAATGATCTATTTAGTCGTTACCAGGGAAATCCCGGTATTGATGCTGCAATAGGCCTTCTTTGATAACTGGCAAGGACTCACTCCATTTTGATGAGCTTTTTTGGGCTGACTCGTATGGCCGATCTATATCCGCCTTACTGGAAGATCGCTACGTCACTTCCCCCGGATAAGGATTTATGTTCTCCATCGTTTTCTCACCGGAGCTTTCTACCCATTCGCCATTAATATATTGTTTAGTCCAAGTTGCATGTGTTTTCTCCATTAAAGTCATCTGGAGGCGGCACCTAGTCAAGATTGGATGTTCTTCTTCTATAAGAAGTATAGTAGTTCATTAACCTGATTAAAGATGGCGCAAACGTGTCACTCAGACTCTATGATTCCAATGGAGGCGGCACCTGTCTGGCAAAATCATTCAGATTCTCCCAGCCGTAGGCGATCTCGATCAAGTTCTGCCCTCCGATTCGAATGGATTGTGTATGAACAGGCCTTCCTCCCATCTTTTCATAAAAACGGCATGCCGAATTTCGCTCTAACGCCCAGATCAACAGACGCTTCATGTCCTGAGAATGAAGATAACGAACAACATGCGTGGCCAGTTGCTGACCGAGGCCCTTTTGTTGTACCTCTTCCAGCAAATAAATGGCATATAACTCTGCATCATAAGGCAGCTTACCTTCACGCTCCCTTCCTCCACAGGCAAATCCGACAATATTCCCGCCCGGCTGTTCAGCCACCACCAGAATCTGATTTTTTTCGTCAGAGCGTATGGTTTGTTC contains these protein-coding regions:
- a CDS encoding GNAT family N-acetyltransferase, whose translation is MVQIRQAREGDAEGIARVHTESWKTTYRNIVPDDFLDHLTTESRISQWEQTIRSDEKNQILVVAEQPGGNIVGFACGGREREGKLPYDAELYAIYLLEEVQQKGLGQQLATHVVRYLHSQDMKRLLIWALERNSACRFYEKMGGRPVHTQSIRIGGQNLIEIAYGWENLNDFARQVPPPLES